A portion of the Eubacterium maltosivorans genome contains these proteins:
- the hslV gene encoding ATP-dependent protease subunit HslV: protein MFHATTIVGVRHNGEVAIAGDGQVTMGETTIMKATAKKVRKIYNDQVLVGFAGSVADAFTLCERFEHKIEQYNGNLQRAAVELAKDWRQDKALRKLEALLIVMDKNETLVLSGSGEVIEPDDDIAAIGSGGNYALSAARALKRYSNLSAKEIARESLKIASEICVYTNDNIRVEELE from the coding sequence ATGTTTCATGCAACAACAATCGTTGGTGTAAGACACAATGGCGAGGTTGCCATTGCCGGTGACGGCCAGGTGACAATGGGTGAAACGACCATTATGAAGGCAACGGCCAAGAAAGTCAGAAAAATTTATAATGATCAGGTACTGGTTGGTTTTGCAGGATCAGTGGCCGATGCTTTTACACTGTGTGAACGCTTTGAACACAAAATTGAACAGTACAACGGGAACCTGCAGCGCGCAGCGGTTGAACTGGCTAAGGACTGGCGTCAGGATAAGGCGTTACGAAAGTTGGAAGCCCTGCTAATCGTGATGGATAAAAATGAAACGCTGGTGCTTTCCGGCAGCGGCGAGGTCATTGAACCGGACGACGACATCGCCGCCATTGGTTCTGGCGGAAACTATGCACTTTCTGCTGCCAGAGCTTTAAAACGCTATTCGAATTTAAGCGCAAAGGAAATCGCCCGCGAATCCCTTAAGATCGCATCTGAAATCTGTGTATACACGAATGATAATATCCGTGTCGAAGAATTAGAGTAA
- the frr gene encoding ribosome recycling factor: protein MLNEIKDRANDKMQKALNNLNESLGGLRAGRANPHILDKVTVDYYGAATAINQLASVAVPEARMITIQPYDSTSISAIEKAILTADLGFNPSNDGKIIRLIVPELTEERRKELVKLTKKYGEECKVAMRNIRRKAVQDLKDAEKEGLISEDELHQGEKEIQKLTDDEVKNIEGVLKEKEAEIMAV from the coding sequence ATGTTAAACGAAATTAAAGACAGAGCCAATGATAAAATGCAGAAAGCCCTGAATAACTTAAATGAGAGTTTAGGAGGTCTGAGAGCAGGCCGTGCGAACCCTCATATTCTTGATAAAGTTACGGTTGATTATTATGGAGCGGCGACAGCCATCAACCAGCTGGCAAGCGTGGCAGTGCCTGAAGCGCGTATGATCACCATTCAGCCCTATGACAGCACCTCGATCTCTGCGATCGAAAAAGCTATTTTGACTGCGGATCTGGGCTTTAACCCATCGAATGACGGTAAAATCATTCGTCTGATTGTGCCGGAACTGACAGAAGAACGCCGTAAAGAGCTGGTTAAATTAACCAAGAAATATGGTGAAGAATGTAAGGTTGCCATGCGTAATATACGCCGTAAAGCCGTACAGGATCTGAAAGACGCTGAAAAGGAAGGCCTGATCAGTGAGGATGAGCTGCACCAGGGCGAAAAGGAAATTCAGAAGCTAACCGATGATGAAGTGAAAAACATCGAGGGTGTGCTGAAGGAAAAAGAAGCGGAGATCATGGCAGTTTAG
- a CDS encoding HAD-IC family P-type ATPase — MTEKNLINGLSEKEVTQRVQEGKQNLAQSVMTKTTGEIIRRNVFTLFNLMNLLIAIALFCVGAYSNMVFIGIIILNMIIGIAQEIKAKKTVEKLSLLSVPSVTVLRDGKEKTIATDEVVQEDVMVLSAGQQICCDGIVLSGDAEVNEALLTGEADAVGKRNGDDLLSGSSLVSGRCLAKVTHVGGDNYAFKIAREAKQVKEQSSELMQSMRKVTRITSLFIIPLGMILFLEAFVLRSDPLFISVVSTSAGLLGMLPKGLVLLISVSLAGGVIKLAKNKILIQDMFSLETLSHVDVLCLDKTGTLTEGKMEVERILPFENTIAKKVKLEPLMGSFLKHSIDNNATFQALKAYFKESSTYAVYSSVAFSSERKWAAMTFEKGDTLVIGAPEKVLQGEIPNALKTEIKRGRRVLVVSIAKGTMTSQTNLSETKLTPIAGIVIRDRIRQSAPKILNYFRKQGVTVKVISGDNPVTASMVAKDAGLKNYDKAIDMMSVGENVDFRKIAEKYTVFGRTTPQQKKKLVQALKAEGHSVAMTGDGVNDLLALKEADCSIAMGNGSDAARQAAQVVLLESDFSALPGLLLEGRRVVNNVTRAAGVFFIKTIYSVVLTFICVLTNIAFPFLPIQITLIDAAIEAYPSFVTAFEADGRRIRERFLPSALRKALPNAVAIIAAFLLINFAAVLGVVQIGMVEKTTILYLLAGLLSMQAVIKNNMPFTKLRLFVVVTMAAGYFGAVFLFSHLLGLEMALNTGALLLFGAVLVIAFGIERILTKCVRNDNGKKMAIGKRPFSSRYSIFQKEQR, encoded by the coding sequence ATGACTGAAAAAAATCTTATAAATGGGCTTTCTGAAAAAGAGGTAACACAGCGTGTGCAGGAGGGCAAGCAGAATCTGGCCCAAAGCGTCATGACAAAAACAACGGGTGAGATCATCAGGCGGAATGTTTTCACCTTGTTTAATCTTATGAATTTATTGATTGCTATTGCGCTTTTCTGTGTGGGTGCTTACAGCAATATGGTGTTTATTGGGATCATTATTTTAAACATGATCATTGGTATTGCACAGGAGATCAAGGCTAAGAAAACCGTCGAAAAACTATCGCTTCTATCGGTTCCTTCTGTTACTGTGCTGCGCGACGGAAAAGAAAAGACGATTGCGACTGATGAGGTTGTTCAAGAGGATGTTATGGTTTTGAGCGCAGGTCAGCAGATTTGCTGTGACGGGATAGTGCTCTCTGGCGACGCCGAGGTAAATGAGGCACTCCTGACAGGTGAGGCGGACGCTGTTGGAAAGAGAAACGGCGATGATCTGCTGTCTGGCAGCAGCCTGGTCAGCGGCCGGTGCCTGGCGAAGGTCACTCACGTTGGAGGAGATAATTATGCGTTTAAAATAGCGCGGGAGGCCAAACAGGTAAAGGAACAGAGTTCTGAGCTCATGCAGTCCATGCGTAAGGTAACCCGTATTACCAGTTTGTTTATTATTCCTTTAGGGATGATCTTGTTTCTGGAAGCATTTGTTTTGAGGAGCGATCCGCTTTTCATTTCGGTAGTATCCACTTCTGCTGGCCTGTTAGGAATGCTGCCAAAAGGGTTGGTGCTATTGATCAGCGTATCATTGGCCGGCGGCGTCATTAAGCTGGCAAAAAATAAAATATTGATTCAGGATATGTTTTCTTTAGAGACATTGTCCCATGTAGACGTACTATGCCTCGATAAAACCGGCACATTAACGGAAGGGAAAATGGAGGTAGAAAGGATACTGCCTTTTGAAAACACCATTGCAAAAAAGGTAAAACTTGAGCCGTTAATGGGTTCTTTTTTGAAGCACAGTATTGATAATAATGCGACCTTTCAGGCGTTAAAAGCATATTTTAAAGAGAGCAGCACTTATGCTGTATACTCAAGCGTCGCATTTTCCTCTGAACGAAAATGGGCTGCGATGACTTTTGAAAAGGGAGATACACTGGTTATCGGCGCACCGGAAAAAGTGTTACAGGGTGAAATACCCAATGCGTTGAAGACAGAAATAAAAAGAGGCAGGAGGGTGCTTGTCGTGAGTATTGCAAAGGGTACAATGACAAGCCAGACAAATTTATCTGAAACAAAGCTGACCCCCATAGCAGGGATCGTTATTCGGGACCGCATACGCCAGAGCGCACCAAAAATTTTAAACTATTTTAGAAAACAAGGCGTCACTGTTAAAGTAATATCCGGCGACAACCCAGTAACGGCATCCATGGTTGCGAAGGACGCCGGGCTAAAGAATTATGACAAAGCGATTGACATGATGTCTGTGGGTGAAAATGTAGATTTTAGAAAAATTGCAGAAAAATATACGGTGTTTGGAAGAACCACGCCCCAGCAGAAAAAGAAACTGGTTCAGGCATTAAAAGCTGAAGGGCATTCTGTCGCAATGACGGGCGACGGCGTCAATGACCTTTTGGCCTTGAAAGAGGCTGACTGCTCCATTGCTATGGGAAATGGAAGCGATGCGGCCAGGCAGGCTGCACAGGTGGTCTTGCTAGAATCAGACTTTTCGGCGCTGCCAGGACTTTTGTTGGAGGGGCGGCGTGTGGTGAATAATGTTACCCGTGCCGCGGGGGTTTTTTTTATCAAGACGATTTATTCGGTGGTCTTGACGTTCATTTGCGTTTTGACTAACATTGCGTTTCCTTTTCTGCCGATCCAGATTACACTGATCGATGCAGCGATAGAAGCTTATCCTTCATTTGTAACAGCCTTTGAAGCAGATGGACGGAGGATCAGAGAACGGTTTCTGCCATCAGCTTTGCGAAAAGCTCTGCCGAATGCAGTGGCCATTATCGCGGCGTTTTTGCTGATAAACTTCGCAGCAGTGTTGGGTGTGGTTCAAATCGGAATGGTCGAGAAAACAACCATACTTTATTTACTGGCAGGCTTACTCAGTATGCAGGCTGTCATAAAAAATAACATGCCTTTTACAAAGCTGCGTTTGTTTGTTGTGGTCACAATGGCGGCTGGTTATTTTGGAGCAGTCTTTTTATTCAGCCATCTGCTGGGATTGGAGATGGCTCTGAATACCGGGGCGCTTCTGCTATTTGGGGCAGTATTGGTGATTGCCTTTGGCATAGAGCGTATTTTAACAAAATGTGTCAGGAATGATAACGGAAAAAAGATGGCCATTGGTAAACGGCCTTTCTCATCTCGTTACAGTATTTTTCAAAAAGAACAGCGCTGA
- the hslU gene encoding ATP-dependent protease ATPase subunit HslU encodes MKDLTPKKIVEELNRYIIGQEPAKKAVAVALRNRYRRSLLSEEMRDEFTPKNIIMMGPTGVGKTEIARRIAKLVSAPFIKVEATKFTEVGYVGRDVESMVRDLVTTSIRKVQQEKMKEVYEQAEERANKLILDILVPMKKKKETIKTPFDIFMKSNKQPAQPETPDPAKEAEKAEKEKNLQIKREAIAQDLADGRMEDEVIEIEVEDDGSKTIGVMAGMNDDMSININDILGDFLPSKKKKRHVKVKDARKIFTNQEAQKMIDMDEVKEIGLREAEQNGIIFIDEIDKIIGNGNNNGPDVSREGVQRDILPIVEGSTITTKYGPVKTDFILFIGAGAFHVAKISDMIPELQGRFPITVELDSLTEEDFKQILTQPENSAIRQYQELLKTEDVNLVFEDDAIETLAQIAFAQNEEQENIGARRLHTVLEKLLEEVSFYASDYDADTFVVNKEYVNSVFKPTERERSYSRFLL; translated from the coding sequence ATGAAAGATTTAACGCCTAAAAAAATTGTCGAAGAGCTAAACCGCTATATTATCGGCCAGGAACCGGCAAAAAAGGCTGTGGCTGTAGCCCTGAGAAACCGTTACCGCAGAAGCCTTCTGTCAGAGGAAATGCGGGATGAGTTTACACCAAAGAACATTATTATGATGGGACCCACCGGTGTAGGGAAGACCGAGATTGCAAGAAGGATCGCCAAGCTGGTGTCTGCTCCCTTTATTAAGGTAGAGGCCACTAAATTCACGGAAGTGGGATATGTCGGACGCGATGTGGAATCCATGGTGCGCGACCTGGTGACCACCTCCATCCGTAAGGTACAGCAGGAAAAAATGAAGGAAGTTTATGAGCAGGCTGAAGAACGGGCGAATAAACTGATCCTGGATATCCTGGTACCCATGAAAAAGAAAAAAGAAACCATCAAGACGCCCTTCGATATTTTTATGAAGAGTAATAAACAGCCGGCTCAGCCAGAAACACCAGATCCGGCTAAGGAAGCGGAAAAAGCTGAAAAAGAAAAAAATCTCCAGATTAAACGTGAAGCCATCGCCCAGGATTTGGCTGACGGCAGGATGGAGGACGAGGTTATCGAGATCGAGGTGGAGGATGACGGCTCCAAAACCATTGGCGTCATGGCAGGGATGAATGATGATATGAGCATTAACATCAATGACATTCTCGGTGACTTTCTGCCGTCCAAGAAGAAAAAACGTCATGTCAAGGTCAAGGACGCCCGCAAGATTTTCACAAATCAGGAAGCTCAAAAAATGATCGACATGGATGAGGTCAAGGAAATCGGCCTGCGCGAAGCAGAGCAGAACGGGATTATTTTTATTGATGAAATTGATAAAATCATCGGGAACGGCAACAATAACGGCCCGGATGTCTCACGCGAGGGTGTGCAGCGGGATATTCTGCCAATCGTTGAGGGCAGTACCATCACCACCAAATATGGTCCGGTGAAAACCGACTTTATTCTGTTTATCGGCGCAGGCGCTTTTCATGTGGCTAAAATATCCGATATGATTCCCGAGCTTCAGGGACGTTTCCCAATCACCGTTGAGCTGGACAGCCTGACAGAGGAAGACTTCAAACAGATTCTTACCCAGCCTGAAAACTCTGCCATCCGCCAATATCAGGAGCTCCTGAAAACGGAGGATGTCAATCTGGTTTTTGAGGACGATGCCATCGAAACATTGGCGCAGATTGCTTTTGCCCAGAATGAGGAACAGGAAAATATTGGCGCCAGACGGCTGCATACAGTTCTTGAAAAGCTGTTGGAAGAGGTATCCTTCTATGCGTCTGACTATGATGCGGACACCTTTGTGGTTAACAAAGAATACGTCAACTCTGTTTTTAAACCGACAGAGCGTGAACGCAGCTATTCCAGATTTTTGCTTTAA
- the rpsB gene encoding 30S ribosomal protein S2, which produces MAAVTMKQLLEAGVHFGHQTRRWNPKMAPYIFTERNGIYIIDLQQTVKKIDVACNFVKEVAANGESILFVGTKKQAQTSIEKEAKRSGSFCVNHRWLGGTLTNFTTISKRIERLKELKAMEEDGTFELLPKKEVIKLKREREKLQKFLGGIEDMKEMPGAMIVIDSKKERIAIAEAHKLGIPIVSIVDTNCDPDEIDYVIPGNDDAIRAVALILGVLADAIIEGKQGEQFEEAVVEETVVAEDASGDVVVEEVVEVTAE; this is translated from the coding sequence ATGGCAGCAGTAACAATGAAACAATTATTAGAAGCGGGTGTACACTTTGGTCACCAGACCAGAAGATGGAACCCTAAAATGGCCCCTTACATTTTCACTGAAAGAAACGGTATTTACATCATTGACTTACAGCAGACAGTGAAAAAAATCGATGTCGCCTGTAACTTCGTTAAAGAAGTAGCAGCAAACGGCGAAAGCATTTTATTTGTCGGCACCAAAAAACAGGCTCAGACCAGCATCGAAAAGGAAGCCAAAAGAAGTGGGAGCTTCTGTGTTAACCATCGTTGGTTAGGTGGTACCTTAACAAATTTCACCACCATCAGCAAACGTATCGAACGCTTAAAAGAATTAAAAGCGATGGAAGAAGACGGAACTTTTGAACTGTTACCGAAAAAAGAAGTTATCAAATTAAAAAGAGAACGTGAAAAACTGCAGAAATTCTTAGGCGGCATTGAAGACATGAAAGAAATGCCTGGCGCAATGATCGTTATCGACAGCAAGAAAGAAAGAATTGCCATTGCAGAAGCACATAAACTGGGTATTCCGATTGTTAGTATTGTCGATACCAACTGTGACCCGGACGAAATTGACTACGTTATTCCTGGAAACGACGATGCAATCCGTGCCGTTGCTTTAATCCTTGGTGTATTAGCAGATGCTATTATTGAAGGAAAACAGGGCGAACAGTTTGAAGAAGCTGTCGTAGAAGAAACTGTTGTAGCTGAAGATGCTTCCGGCGACGTAGTTGTGGAAGAAGTAGTAGAAGTAACTGCTGAATAA
- the dprA gene encoding DNA-processing protein DprA, protein MERDLFWIWLMSLTELGNQRKLKLLKYFETPEKIYLADEKSLMASGAVREKDCRYIRSQQHLYLATKARGFMERHGIDLITIENSLYPARLKNIYDPPVGLFAKGSLDLLDRPMYLGIVGSRKASPTGLKQARKLAETFSDMGITIVSGMAEGVDGESHLGSCGRVGSTIAVMGTGINVCYPEKHKPLYKKIAHSGLILTEFFMDEQPLKFHFPRRNRIISGLCDGLLVVEAREKSGALITADFALEQGKNVYAVPGDITRYQSVGSNQLIKEGAKVVTEPEDVLEDYVDMLPQDIENFHNPISLERAAEGIEDPEQKKILNYVAEGYTTVDELVTMSGMEIQAVNSTLSMLELDDRVKVEYGKVYIL, encoded by the coding sequence ATGGAAAGGGACTTATTCTGGATATGGTTGATGTCGTTGACCGAGCTTGGGAATCAGCGCAAGCTAAAGCTGTTAAAATATTTTGAGACGCCTGAAAAAATATATCTTGCTGATGAGAAAAGCCTTATGGCCTCTGGCGCAGTTCGGGAAAAGGACTGCAGGTATATCCGAAGCCAGCAGCACCTGTATCTTGCCACAAAGGCCAGGGGCTTTATGGAGCGCCATGGAATTGACCTTATAACCATAGAAAACAGTCTTTATCCGGCAAGGCTGAAAAATATTTATGACCCGCCGGTCGGCTTGTTTGCCAAGGGAAGCCTTGATTTGCTGGATCGTCCTATGTATTTGGGGATTGTAGGTTCTCGAAAAGCGTCGCCAACGGGCCTTAAGCAAGCCCGCAAGCTGGCCGAAACCTTTTCCGATATGGGGATCACCATTGTCAGCGGAATGGCAGAGGGTGTAGATGGTGAGAGCCATTTGGGCAGCTGTGGGCGGGTCGGATCGACCATTGCTGTCATGGGCACAGGTATCAATGTGTGCTATCCTGAGAAGCATAAGCCACTGTACAAAAAGATCGCCCACAGCGGGCTCATCCTCACAGAATTTTTTATGGATGAGCAACCATTGAAATTTCATTTTCCGAGAAGAAACAGGATCATCAGTGGTCTGTGCGATGGCCTGTTAGTGGTAGAGGCCAGGGAAAAGAGCGGTGCTCTGATCACAGCCGACTTTGCACTGGAGCAGGGAAAAAACGTTTATGCTGTCCCTGGTGATATCACCCGTTATCAGAGTGTTGGTAGCAACCAGCTCATCAAGGAAGGCGCAAAGGTCGTTACAGAGCCAGAGGATGTACTGGAGGACTATGTTGACATGCTGCCTCAGGATATTGAAAATTTTCATAATCCCATCAGTCTCGAGCGAGCCGCTGAGGGAATAGAGGACCCGGAACAGAAAAAAATATTAAACTATGTTGCCGAAGGCTACACGACAGTGGATGAGCTGGTGACAATGTCTGGAATGGAGATTCAGGCAGTCAACAGTACCCTTTCCATGCTGGAGCTTGACGACCGTGTTAAAGTAGAATATGGAAAGGTATATATTCTTTAG
- the tsf gene encoding translation elongation factor Ts, whose protein sequence is MDAKLVKELREKSGAGMMDCKKALVATDGDIQKAMEYLREQGLAATTKKAGRVAAEGVVESYIHMGGKIGVLVEINCETDFVAKTDGFKAFAKDVAMHIAAANPTYVSKEEVPEAEVEHEKEILKHQALNEGKPEKIVDKMVEGRIGKFYKEICLLEQPFVKNPDITIEDLVKEQIMAIGENVKIRRFARFQLGEGIEKKQENFAEEVAAQMK, encoded by the coding sequence TTGGACGCTAAATTAGTTAAAGAATTAAGAGAAAAAAGCGGCGCAGGCATGATGGACTGCAAAAAAGCTTTGGTTGCAACCGATGGTGACATCCAAAAAGCAATGGAATACTTAAGAGAACAGGGCTTAGCTGCTACCACCAAAAAAGCTGGCCGTGTAGCTGCTGAAGGTGTTGTAGAATCTTACATCCATATGGGTGGTAAGATCGGTGTTTTAGTAGAAATCAACTGTGAAACAGATTTCGTTGCTAAAACCGATGGCTTCAAAGCTTTTGCTAAAGACGTTGCAATGCATATTGCGGCTGCTAACCCAACCTATGTTTCTAAAGAAGAAGTGCCGGAAGCAGAAGTTGAGCATGAAAAAGAAATCCTGAAACATCAGGCATTAAATGAAGGCAAACCCGAAAAAATTGTCGACAAAATGGTTGAAGGCCGTATCGGTAAATTTTACAAGGAAATCTGCCTGCTAGAACAGCCTTTTGTTAAAAACCCAGATATCACCATTGAAGATCTTGTGAAAGAACAAATCATGGCAATCGGTGAAAATGTAAAAATCAGACGCTTTGCCCGCTTCCAGTTAGGCGAAGGCATTGAAAAGAAACAGGAAAACTTTGCAGAAGAAGTAGCTGCGCAGATGAAATAA
- the topA gene encoding type I DNA topoisomerase, whose product MAKNLVIVESPAKAKTIKKYLPKGYEVQATMGHVIDLPKSRIGIDIEDHFKPDYIKIRGKGELLKKIKKEANKADNILLATDPDREGEAISWHVANFLGIDLDTKCRIEFHEITKRAVNAAIENKRAVDMDLVDSQQARRILDRLVGYSLSPFLWKKVKKGLSGGRVQSVVTRIIVDREEEIAAFVPEEYWGLDLELKKNEDKNIFLSRFYSEDGKKKTIKNAEEAARLEQVVLHNPITVAGVKKRVRKQKPPLPFTTSTLQQEAYKVLGFTTQRTMRIAQQLYEGVEVAGKGLVGLISYIRTDSTRLADEAIAEAKDFIEANYGPDYQQSSAKKTVKKKNVQDAHEGIRPSSVFNLPEEVRDSLEKDQYKLYKLIWDRMVASQMADAEYYVTDVDVACANLLFKTKGEIMKFKGFTAVYRTASSAEKEEANRLPEFEDNEELNLVKINKEQKFTKPPARYTEASLVKILEEKGIGRPSTYAPTIATIKNRDYVEVVEKHFVPTELGITVTHLMKEYFEDIVNLTFTAEMEEKLDKVADGETDWVKLLENFYGGFKKELDHAQEAAAAVTIADPESDEVCELCGRRMVIKKGKYGKFLACPGFPECKNTKPYFEKTGGICPECGGDLVKRTSKKGRTFYSCSNYPNCEYMSWDMPVPEKCPECGQTMFQKGLGKRKKIYCAKCGFEKSPDQQ is encoded by the coding sequence ATGGCAAAAAATCTCGTCATTGTTGAATCACCCGCAAAAGCTAAGACGATAAAAAAATATCTGCCTAAGGGCTACGAGGTGCAGGCAACCATGGGCCATGTCATCGACCTGCCCAAAAGCCGTATCGGGATTGATATCGAAGACCACTTTAAACCTGACTATATTAAAATCAGAGGAAAAGGTGAGCTGCTGAAAAAAATTAAGAAGGAAGCCAACAAGGCAGATAATATCCTGCTGGCAACTGACCCCGACCGCGAGGGCGAGGCGATTTCATGGCATGTGGCCAACTTTTTGGGCATTGACCTGGATACCAAATGCCGGATCGAGTTTCATGAAATTACCAAGAGAGCAGTGAACGCCGCCATTGAAAACAAGCGCGCGGTGGACATGGATCTGGTAGATTCCCAGCAGGCAAGAAGAATACTTGACCGGCTTGTCGGCTATTCTTTGAGCCCGTTTTTGTGGAAAAAGGTTAAAAAAGGACTTAGCGGTGGCCGTGTCCAGTCGGTTGTCACCCGTATTATTGTGGACAGGGAAGAGGAAATTGCTGCTTTTGTCCCCGAAGAGTACTGGGGACTTGACCTGGAGCTTAAAAAAAATGAGGATAAAAATATCTTTTTATCCCGTTTCTATTCTGAAGATGGAAAAAAGAAAACCATCAAGAATGCCGAAGAGGCGGCACGTCTGGAGCAGGTTGTGCTGCATAACCCCATTACGGTTGCCGGAGTTAAAAAGCGTGTGCGCAAACAGAAGCCGCCGCTGCCTTTTACCACCAGTACTCTGCAGCAGGAGGCATACAAGGTTTTGGGCTTTACAACACAGCGCACCATGCGCATTGCCCAGCAGCTTTACGAAGGGGTTGAGGTCGCGGGCAAAGGCCTTGTCGGTTTGATTTCTTATATCCGTACCGACTCCACGCGTTTGGCGGATGAAGCCATCGCAGAAGCAAAAGATTTTATCGAAGCCAACTATGGCCCGGATTATCAGCAGAGCTCTGCGAAAAAGACTGTGAAGAAAAAAAATGTCCAGGATGCCCACGAAGGGATTCGTCCATCATCGGTTTTTAACCTGCCCGAGGAAGTGCGCGATTCCCTTGAGAAGGATCAGTATAAGCTGTACAAGCTTATCTGGGATCGTATGGTTGCCAGCCAGATGGCAGATGCCGAGTATTACGTAACAGATGTGGATGTAGCCTGCGCGAATCTGCTCTTTAAAACAAAGGGTGAGATCATGAAATTCAAAGGCTTTACAGCCGTATACCGCACAGCCAGCTCAGCAGAGAAGGAAGAGGCAAACCGCCTGCCCGAGTTCGAGGACAACGAGGAGCTCAACCTTGTTAAAATCAATAAAGAACAGAAATTCACGAAGCCGCCGGCACGCTACACAGAAGCCTCTCTGGTAAAAATTCTTGAAGAAAAAGGGATTGGCCGTCCAAGCACCTATGCGCCGACCATTGCCACCATTAAAAATCGAGATTATGTCGAGGTGGTGGAAAAGCACTTTGTGCCAACAGAGCTGGGGATCACCGTTACGCACCTTATGAAGGAATATTTTGAGGATATTGTCAATCTGACCTTTACCGCAGAAATGGAAGAGAAGCTGGATAAGGTAGCAGATGGCGAAACGGACTGGGTAAAGCTTCTGGAAAACTTTTACGGTGGGTTTAAGAAAGAGCTGGACCATGCTCAGGAGGCAGCGGCAGCGGTTACTATCGCAGACCCCGAATCCGATGAGGTTTGCGAGCTCTGCGGCCGAAGAATGGTCATTAAAAAAGGGAAATACGGTAAGTTTTTAGCCTGTCCCGGTTTTCCCGAATGTAAAAATACAAAGCCTTACTTTGAAAAAACTGGCGGTATCTGTCCTGAATGCGGCGGAGACCTTGTTAAGCGTACCTCTAAAAAGGGCCGTACCTTTTATTCCTGCTCCAATTATCCAAACTGCGAATATATGAGCTGGGATATGCCGGTACCCGAAAAATGTCCTGAATGCGGACAGACGATGTTCCAAAAAGGTCTGGGTAAACGTAAAAAGATTTACTGCGCCAAATGTGGTTTTGAAAAATCGCCGGATCAGCAATAG
- the pyrH gene encoding UMP kinase, which yields METKYKRIIIKLSGEALSGKVGFGIDPPTVQRICESVKEVFEQDVEIAIVVGGGNFWRGRFGEGMDKSTADYMGMLSTVINALALQDVLEQMGVPVRVQTAIEMKEVAEPYIRRKAVRHLEKKRVVIFAAGTGNPFFTTDTTAALRAAEVDAEMILLAKSVDAVYDSDPEVNPDAKKYDRLTYIDVINQGLKVMDSTAITLCMDNKIPILVFGLDQPENILKAVRGETIGTIIEEAE from the coding sequence ATGGAGACGAAATATAAAAGAATTATTATCAAGCTGAGCGGCGAAGCCCTGTCTGGTAAGGTTGGCTTTGGCATTGATCCACCGACGGTACAGCGTATCTGTGAATCTGTAAAAGAGGTTTTTGAGCAGGATGTTGAGATCGCGATTGTTGTAGGCGGCGGCAATTTCTGGAGAGGCCGTTTTGGCGAGGGAATGGATAAATCGACTGCCGATTATATGGGAATGCTTTCCACTGTTATCAACGCGCTGGCACTTCAGGATGTTTTGGAACAGATGGGTGTGCCGGTAAGGGTACAGACCGCCATCGAAATGAAAGAAGTAGCTGAACCTTATATACGCCGCAAAGCAGTCAGACATCTGGAAAAAAAACGCGTGGTTATTTTTGCAGCCGGAACAGGCAATCCATTCTTTACAACAGACACTACAGCGGCGTTGCGAGCAGCCGAGGTAGATGCAGAGATGATTCTTTTGGCCAAAAGTGTGGACGCAGTCTATGACTCCGATCCGGAAGTGAATCCAGACGCTAAAAAATATGATCGTCTGACTTATATTGACGTTATTAACCAGGGATTAAAGGTTATGGATTCCACAGCCATTACCCTGTGTATGGATAATAAAATACCAATCCTTGTTTTCGGCTTGGACCAGCCGGAAAATATTTTAAAAGCCGTTCGCGGCGAAACCATCGGAACAATTATCGAGGAGGCAGAATAA